Below is a genomic region from Oscillatoria sp. FACHB-1407.
CAGGTCGCTACCTTCTAGCACGATCGTACCAGCATAATCCCAGTCAAAACCATAGAGTTGAAACTCCCCTAGCTTCTCCTGAAGCTCGGTAAAGGATGTGCCAACACCGATTCCTTCAGGAGTTTTCCAGGCAGATCCAAGGTTGATCACTGCTGCTAATTTGCTGCGGGTGTCGTCTGTCCAAATGACGGTCAGCGATCGCTCAGAGTCAGGATAGACAATGGTTGCCACTTCAGACTCGCCTTCACCGATACTGACTGTCTCATCCTTCAGGTTGTCTTCGCCAAACAGGGTGACCAGGTCGTCGCGTGTGGTGTCACGAGTAATGGGACCAACCCGTTCGCCCGGAACCACGGTCGTATCAATTTCTGCCTCTGGTTCGGCAGCAGGAGCACTCGCCACCGCCGCTTGTGGAGCTGAAGCTTCTGGACTGGGGGATGGGGCAGTTGCGGCAGGTGAGGTAGACGCTGGGGATTCAACTGAAGGGTTAGATGCACAACTAACCAGTAACACGAGTGCAGTGATAAACATCCCCTGAACGGGCTTAAGCATTGGAGTTCCTTCTTGTGTTTTAAGCGTTTGTTTTGATCGTTGAGGCGTACTCGGTCTTTCTGATATCTAAACTGAGAGGTTTTTAAGAAACAACGTATTCAGGATAGATACCGAATGGGATAACAGAGTGATTTTCCGGGTGTATAGCAACGGAGGGTTGGTTAGGACGGGGGCAGGGTTTCGGCGTGAGCGGCTCAGCCGAACGGTGGAACCCCTGGCTGGGGGCATGCTATATCAGAGCCAAGCCTGCGACTCGACTAAGCTTTGCCGAACCAATGCAGGTTAGTTGTGCTCCTGTAGCTGCGGTTTGAACCGCCAAGACCTGATCCCGAACTCAGTATCTTCAATTCTGTCAAATCAAACTCAGCTCAAGGGTTGCATCTAGTCCAGTAAAAAAGGTGATACATCGATTTATGGGTTTACCTCTTAGCAAGGTATAACTTCTACATTAGGGGCAAAGCCAAGCGACCATGCCAATTTCAAGAATGGTTTAATGCAGGGCAGTCAGGGAGAGTGGAGAGAGGGGGCAAGATTGAAAACTACTCGGTATGAATCGAGAAGGTCAAAACCGTTTCATCCACGCCTTTTAGCACCAGGGGTTCAAACTTCGTGATGGTATCCTGGTCGAGGTAATCCGCCACGGCTGCCGAAACGAGAATGCAATTGGGTTCTGCTGCTTCTTGAATACGAGCCGCAATGTTGACACTGGGACCGATCGCTGTGTAGTCTGCCCGTTCTGCGCCACCAAACATACCGACAACTGCTGTGCCCTGGTGGATGCCACAGCGGAATTGCACTTTGTTGGTTTCCTGTATGATCCCCTGAGCAATCCAGCGTTCGTTTAACTTGTCGAGTGAGCGATACATCTGACGAGCCGCGGCGATCGCCCGACGCACTTGTTCATTGGGGCTGATCTGCTCTGGTGCGCCAAAAATCGCCAGAATGGCATCTCCCATAAACTTATCGACCGTGCCGCCATACTCAAAGATGGCGTGGGTCATCTCCGTCAGGTACTCATTGAGCAACTCCGCAACTCGGCGCGATCGCAACGTGTTGGACAGTTGGGTAAAGCCGATGATGTCGCTGAATAGGATCGTCACCATGTGAGGCTCTGGGCGCAGATCCAGTGCCAGTGTGCCTTGAGCCGCTTTCTCAACTAATTGGGGTGGCAAAAATCGACGCAACACAGATTCCGTGAGATAACGGTTTAGTTCTGCCACGCGCCGTTCGCTGGCTTTAAGGGCTAGCAAGTTACGGACTTCGGCTAAGAGTTCGCGATCGTTAAAGGGTTTTGCCAGATAAGCATCAGCCCCTTTCTCCCGTAGACCAATGCGCGTTTCCTCATCCGCTTTTGCCGTCAACAAAACGATGGGCGTGCCATTCAGCGATTCTTCCTGCCGAATCATTTGAATCATTTCTGCCCCTGACACCATCGGCATCATCAGGTCAGTCACGATCAGGTCAGGATGGCGTGACTGGGCAATCTGAAAGCCCTCTGCTCCATTGCGGGCTGTCCAGACATAATAACCAGCCTGCTGAAGAATGCCAGAGACATAGCTTCGCAAGTCGGGGTTGTCGTCTACAAACAAAATTTGATAGGGCGGTTGGTCTTGTGCCTGCATCAGGTTTGCAACCGATTCGGGTATTCCCTGAATTGGAGGGGGGTCCGATTCAGGGATTGGTCGCTCATCAGGGAATGGGTCGAGGTCTTGTTGAGCCTCGACCTCTGCGTCTGCTAGCTCGACGGGGGCGCGACTGCCTTCTAACTCAGCAGGAATCTCAATCACCTGGTTGGGTGGCAGATGGCGCATCCCCACCTGCAACCACACGGTAAATGTCGTGCCTTCGCCATAGGTCGAGTCAACGTTGACGGTCGCCCCGTGTAGTTCTACTAGCTCTTTAACCAACGCCAAGCCCAAGCCCGTCCCCTCGTGGCTGCGGCTAGCAGAGCCATCGGCTTGTCTGAACCGCTCAAACAAATGGGGAATCTGATCTGGACGAATGCCAATACCTGTATCCTGCACCTTGAGCACGCAATGATCGCCAGCAGGTTGCAAGATCACGGTGATTGTTCCACCGGCTGGAGTGAATTTCATCGCGTTTGACAACAGGTTGTAGAGCACCTTGTCAAACTTCTCCAGATCCAGATAGACCGGGGGACAGTCTTCCAGGCGGGTAATGAGGTTGAGATGTTTGCGTTCGCAGTAAGAGCGGAACGAGTCCACCACCTGAATGACAAAATCCATCAGGTTGCAGGGACGGAAACTGGGTTGCATCCGTTTGGCATCCAGTCGCTGCAAATCGAGGAGTTGATTGACCAACCGCAACAGACGACGCGAGTTTCTCAGGGCAATGACAGACTGGTCGTAGCTCAGCCCCTGTTTTTGCGCGACTGCCGACTCTAGGGGACCAATCGTCAGGGTCAGGGGTGTGCGAAACTCGTGGGAAACGTTCTGGAAAAACTCCGTTTTTTGTTGGTCGAGCTTCATCAACTGCTCCGCTTGTTGGCGGGTCTTTTGATAAAGCCGCGACTGTTGTACGGCGATCGCCGCTTGTGCTGCCACAGCCTGTGCCAGTTCCACCTCTTCGGCTTGCCACTGACGAGAACGGTGAACCTGCCGCAGGGAGATGCTGCCGATGATCTTGCCATCGGACAAGAGCGGCACCACCAACAATGCCCTGGCGGGCGATCGCAGGGGCAAATCGGGCACGTTCATCTCTGGGTGCTGACTCAAATCGTCGAT
It encodes:
- a CDS encoding response regulator, whose product is MTSLSDTKPKILVVDDEPDNLDLLYRTFHREFKVLRAESGPIALDILAKEGEVAVIISDQRMPSMSGTEFLSLTATQYPDIIRIILTGYTDVGDLVEAINSGKVFKYVTKPWDDEELKAVVRQAVDTHNVLKARTQELRRTLRQESLLNAVTNTIRSALSYRQILQTIVETVGHMFEVDCCLLRPLHDNRMSDELFVYTSRRVKEHYTPDEPTPKRWNLSQLAHTVWETRDVQVIPDVNTAEFNQDDSVEVQLRQQAYEEAKIRSSLVVPLICQQELMAVLVMHQCYQPRLWQDDEVQLVVMVADQAALALSQARAYEQVRALAKRETLVNSITTAIRSSLDPQHIFAAITQELGQAMHADGCALSLWTEGDEFVQCVGLHDASQDENGGYGSPIHSNNGSTPTWNDLSGLGRGDDEIPPHRQQLPQSLVPIEGNPVLKQLMMTQNPVVIDDLSQHPEMNVPDLPLRSPARALLVVPLLSDGKIIGSISLRQVHRSRQWQAEEVELAQAVAAQAAIAVQQSRLYQKTRQQAEQLMKLDQQKTEFFQNVSHEFRTPLTLTIGPLESAVAQKQGLSYDQSVIALRNSRRLLRLVNQLLDLQRLDAKRMQPSFRPCNLMDFVIQVVDSFRSYCERKHLNLITRLEDCPPVYLDLEKFDKVLYNLLSNAMKFTPAGGTITVILQPAGDHCVLKVQDTGIGIRPDQIPHLFERFRQADGSASRSHEGTGLGLALVKELVELHGATVNVDSTYGEGTTFTVWLQVGMRHLPPNQVIEIPAELEGSRAPVELADAEVEAQQDLDPFPDERPIPESDPPPIQGIPESVANLMQAQDQPPYQILFVDDNPDLRSYVSGILQQAGYYVWTARNGAEGFQIAQSRHPDLIVTDLMMPMVSGAEMIQMIRQEESLNGTPIVLLTAKADEETRIGLREKGADAYLAKPFNDRELLAEVRNLLALKASERRVAELNRYLTESVLRRFLPPQLVEKAAQGTLALDLRPEPHMVTILFSDIIGFTQLSNTLRSRRVAELLNEYLTEMTHAIFEYGGTVDKFMGDAILAIFGAPEQISPNEQVRRAIAAARQMYRSLDKLNERWIAQGIIQETNKVQFRCGIHQGTAVVGMFGGAERADYTAIGPSVNIAARIQEAAEPNCILVSAAVADYLDQDTITKFEPLVLKGVDETVLTFSIHTE